The stretch of DNA TGTAGCAGCAAATGTGTGCAATACCTATCATTGCTATAATAGCCCAATAGCCACCACGGAGGACGGCAAAGGGTAGTGAGACAATAAACATGCCCTGAATTGCATTTGTAACATTCCAGGCAGCCTGGAATTCATTAATCTTCACATCAGATCTTCCTTCACCTTCGCATGCGAAGGAACTCTCCGATGATCCACCCACACTTCCTTGTCGCCCAAAGCCACCATCTTGCTGATAACCACCCTCGTAGTCTCCGGTGAATGATGTATCAGCTGTCTGTGTAAATGGGTTGTAGCCACCACCACCGCCGCcttcaccaccacccccattcTGGACGAAATCACGTGGATTACCAAATGGATTCAATTCATGAGTTTCTCCACCTCctgcaaattcaaaaaaaaatcttaattttattttaacctctaggccgccaagcggggtcgttgaacgaccccagccctatatttcgtgctataacttaataaatataaaagataccattcccatcttttggaaataagttctttggttatctgaggaggttgtgtaaaaatttcagctcaatccgtccaccacaagaaaagttattaaggaaaatgtagaagaagggaattcaaaaattggtgtaacggccatgctgcggaaaatttcttagaatgaagttagtcacatcataaatcatatggttgaagggggttgaagggttgtgtttactttctcactttaccatctcagtgtcagaattatcccaaataagtaacataaacaacataaaacataattagaagcatataaatgtgcaaaacaataaagaatattcgagaaatattgccatttatcacggtgcggaaagtgaggggaatgtggagaagtagtgaaaaaaatagctgttgcggtcaacttcgtggcaaatttctcacgaagaaagtgtgaaaaatgagtgaaaaatgtttttccctaatatcttcttctgcgtgtttccgggtggcgaatttgtgatgcaaggggcaagaggactatataaggagtctaaaagtagtgacccgacagttcccggttgtatggtttatgagaaaatcgacttccttcttggggtcgttcaacgaccccaccttggcgctctaaggaagctccaaggtcttggcggccagcaggttaaataaaaacttaatttatgATCTTTATTGtggtttaaaaaatcttttactttcttacaatttaagaattgaaagatttttatttgaaatggaatacattcttgaaaaatttgttaaaaaataataatgataataattttttcagatCCATATACAAACTAGTGTATCggataatttataaaagaatctttgattttttcacgaatatttgaaaataaaatctttcattttatcctatcaaaaatcttttggtttgtaaattcaaaaaggaatcttctgaaaagattttgaattttctctgaatAAACTTCagattatttcatttcttttttgaagcattcttttttaattaatttttttgtcagtaaaaaaccattaaaaaaacGGCACTACatatttatctttaaaatagtttgtttttttattgtctgaaaaattgtatatacatacttttaaagttaaagtaaatgtatttaaaattttcattttaaaagcagttcaattttttcttaaaagatcCTTTAGGaccttttcctttttaaaattttttctcttaaaaataaatttttaataaaggtTCTTTGATTTATCCTTAAAGGAAACCTTAAATcttgtctttctttttttcttaaatattaattttacattaatattcaaatgataaaataaaaacttaaaaatcggtataatttttttaaagaactttaatattttttatctttattaagaattttattcttagaaATAAGATTTGggtcaaaataaaatcttaaaaacttataatttttcctttaagaacccttaaagtatttttgtaaTGTTGTTCTgagatttagaatttttaaactttcgaTTTAAGAGTAATTCTGTAATAAGTAAATTGTGTAGTGGAACATACCGATAGGAAGAATGTGCATGGAAATAAGTAAATGCAACAGCTACCTATGTACATActaaaattatacatatagCTGCAGACCCTCTTGTATGTTCTGCTTGTAATTTACACGTTAAAATGTAAGAATTCTTTACCTTCGCTGTCGGCAAAGCGAACACTTTGCGGTCTTGCTGGAATTGGTGGTGGAGCACCCCCATGGGGTCCCATTTGTCCTGGTTCATGGTAATCAGCTCTCTTTGTGGGATCCGGGACTTGCTGGCGTGCCGTTTGCATTGCCACATTAAGGACATTTTTCAATGGCGGAAGTGGTACGGAGCGCAATTGATTAAGGAACGACAtctctattgatttttttttgcctagtTGCCGTTTTCAATGCCAGACAAAAAAGCCTTTGCTCTCACGATTTTCTCAAGCGCAAGCAAATACCTACAGGGTTTGgcctaaaaattctttctatcCACGAGGAGGTTGTTGTCGCGAAGTAGTCGAAAATGGAAGactttcgtgattttttttacgttaaaacacaattatcacattttttcacATGGAGGGGTGCTCGCCATAAATTTGCGAAATACCTTTTCACCCTCCGTGAGATATGAAGCTGGAGCTTATGTAACACAGAGATGTGCTCTAGATGTTCTACTCAAACTATTAAcatttttgctcaattttcacGTCTCACTTTCACGTATTTTTCACCAACCTAAGCACCACCGAAAGCAATGTGTGCAAGAATTCTGTTttacttcctttttttccctttaatttaacttaatttttttctagcaaCAATTAGATGATAAAATTATgcttaacaaattttaaacactttcaaaaaaatcaataatgaTGCCCCGGAAGTGGCTAAAAATGATGAAACAccaccaaaaagaaaattcaattgaaatataagaaaattttcacttctcACTATTGATTTTACGTGaagaagacatttttctcGTATACGATGCAAATTGAGTTTCAATTTATTGGGTTCTTGTGGCTTTCAATACAACTCAGTAAGGAAATtctgaaaaaatccaattttaccactcaatttcttttccaataatttttcaaagagaagCATCCAATTTCGCGATAATCACATAAAAGTGGGTCAAAATGgtccaaaaaaagaaactgtgcgtgctttaatttttgctattttctccaatttattCACCAAAGTccaatttatttgctttaacTAGTCACAAGAACCCCCAAAACTTTAGTTCTTCGTAATATTCTTGAtgatttagaaattaaatatttggaaaaaggaaaaggtGCTGCTGCAAAACTAAATTCACACACACGACTGAGAAAAGCTCCCTTAGGACGATGTGAAGAGCTTTttggatgaattttccactttcaTTGTGAAAGCTTTCACGCATGAGAATTCTTTTGCGATTGTGCGCAAAAGGAACACGCCACACTTGCTGATACATATAGGACCAATCCATCCAGAATCCCCAACCTGtgatacaaattaattttgtttctcATACACCCCTTTATGTTCTCAATCATGTCACATTTGGAGGTCAAATTGTTTATCCTAACATTATTTTGActgcaaagaaattaaagtgaaagataattctccaaaaatttatttttttaaaaaactgttttaatATAAGAATAAAGAAACCATAGATTTTCACAGAATTGTTTTGGATAATGTAAGAGATCCCAAAACGTTCCAATGAACAAGCGATAGGTActtttaaaatgataaatcacaaaaaatatttagagtttgaaaaattaaaaaataatttcgcgaaacaaaaaaatattgataataTTGTGTTAtcgaataaagaaaattgagaaacaaTCACAGAAAACAAACATGCGaaaccttaaaaatattttgtgaattttagaaaaacttAGACACTGACGAAATACAGAAAATGGACATAAAAAGCATAATACGGTGGTTATTTCCTTTACCATCTTTAAGTCATAAAAAACAATGttgtgggaaaaaaagtcataaaaaacaATAACACCTagtcaaaaatctttgaagAAACATCACCACAAATGTTTCATTACTCTTTGCaaagaaacaaacaaaaaacaattacTTGGTAATGTTTTTGCCGCATTTTCACTGCTAAAATAAGAACGGCAAAATGGGAAACTTCTATTGctgtttttttattgttttcttgaaTGAAGCTTTCAACCCATATAAaagcgaataaactcctttaagaaaaaaaatagtcatCAACTTAATcattgcaaaattgatttattttctttatttaatttattatttcacacTTAGAGTGTGATCAATTATAACATAGGTGTTAGTTCTAAACCTAGGActtctataaaaattttcattcatagtTACAATTATATATACTTGTTTTAGGGATACtataagttttaaaaatttgtttttttttatatttctttatcGCAACATTCCGTAACCATCATCGCTTTTAGCCACATGAtacaataaagaaataatatattgaagattttgcagttgcattgattttttggggattaatagagaagaataaaatggataaaaaccaatttgaaaaagatctcgtgaagaaattattctaataaaaaaatacaatattttataGGAAGAATTTGTCTCTACTGCTCCTCCAAATCAAATTCCTTTTCCCAGCTTTCGTCTGAATTGGAGGAAGCATCTTCCTTTGGGAAATGGTTCTTCTCCACATTGAGCTTTTCATCGGATTTTGCAGTTGTATCCGTGGCAGTTTTCGGTTGCTGCTTTTTCCCTTCAGGTGTACCAGTTTTCTTATTTCCCGCACCCTTTGGTGTGGTCGTTGCCTTTTGGGAGGTGGCTTTTTGTTGTGGTGCTGCCTTTTGTCCTTTCGTTGAAGCCGGTGTAACCTTTGATGCGGGagcttttgatttattctcaTTCTTCGGAGATTTTCCTTTAGGGTCATTTGCCAGagatttccttttttcacGTTCCTGAATTTCAGCCTCATACTCCGCCAGCAGGCGAGCTTGTTCTTCTTCAGACAGTTCCACATCACATTCAAAGTCCTCACTTTCCCATTTTATTTCATCCTTGAGAGCAATACTCGATCCTTGTTCCTCGCTGGATGGTTCACTTTCATCAGGTGtgacaatttcttttgatgGCATTTTATCATCTGTGGATTTTTTGGGTTGTTCCGTCTGGATCACAGTGACACCCGGCGATACGGTATCCGTTGTATTCTGCTCCTGCTTTGACCGTCGTTCAGCCTTTTCGGCATTCGCAAGAGCATCCTCAAGGAGGGCTCTCCGGAAGAGGTATCGCTTCCAAAATTCCATATGTGGAACACTGTCAGGCACTAaggaaagatatttttcatttagaatttGACTTCCGGTTAAATGTTTTGCCAATCGCTGTTCTGTAAATTGATCTTGCTCCACAACTTGGAGCCATCGTTGGTACTTCTCTGCCAAGTCATCACTCGGCTCTGTCAAATACGTCTCATCTTTGCCTTGCAATTCAGCTAAATGCTTCTGGAATCCCGTCAGTGTGATTGTGCCATTGTTTGTGATTAGCACGGCTTCAGTGTCTTCATCTTCAATATTGGGTATTAGAGCCTCTGTCACTTGCCCTATATTGGTGTAaagggaaaagaagaaaaagtattttgtgttagttaatacataaaaattaagaaaaaaaatatttagagaaaatttacctaaaaagGAGCTAAGGCTTTTCTTAACAGTGTTGGCCGTTGAGTCAGGTTCATCcagctgaaatttttttttataaaggtCATTAGAAATGCTTTAGTTCCTTTCACATTTCGCGATTTATCTATCATggtattttattgattttattttattattaggttggtatttatttaattgattaattatttttatgctatttttttttaatcttactTTTATATTTCGTTAAATAACTGACTTATTCTTAATCTAAATTCTATATTTGAATGATTGGGCTACTTCATAGTACTGGAAATcctagttctttttttttagaattaacaGAGGACTATCAGGTTCTTAATAAACCTACGGGCGTTTTTACGGATAGGATTGTATAAAGCTCCTAATCTAATAATATTCCAACCAGTAATacaagtgcaaaaaaatggaaaaatacatttttctttgaatttctttgagtTAAGTTATGTACCAACCCGCAAGTCTattcaatagaattttcacatttgtATGTGAAAACGTGAGAAAGCAACACTCAATGATGGCTGGTGTAATTCATTTACCTTCAATGTTCCAGCGATTGCAGCTCCAGCATTTGATGCTTCAGTACGAACAGCTGTTGATAGCTCATCCAGATCCTTCTTAACAGCTTCAAGAACTGATGCGCTCTTTATGtaacaaaataacaaaaaaaaaagattttttctgtaaatGATGAACACAGATGTTAGAACAAAGATGGTGACATTTACCTTTGATTTGGCTGTGTCAATAAATGAGCCCCACCAACTGCTTCCGGATGAGCTTTCTTCACTTctaaaatacatttatatattttcttttatttattaaatgaaacacAATTACCAATTTAGTTGGGAGTAAAATAGTTCATTTTGTGGGGGGAAAACAGCACACatatacaacaacaaaaaaacaataaacagagaaaaaagaaaattgtgataaCGTTGacattttggaaggaaaaattttatgcgcaattttctcctcaaaggACTCACCTTTCGGCCATTTCCATCTTCTCAGGTGAATAGTTGGGGTATCAGTGATGAGATAATACTTTTAGAATTGAGATTATTtcccaaaattaaaaataattcgcatcgtttttgtggaaaagaaaGGAACCCACCAAGAAAATATTACTTGACTAAAGTTCCATTCACAACCAATCAAGTACTCAAATTTATAGTTAATACAGTGTTAAAGAatctaaagaatttaatttttaatggtttCGTGAGTTTTGTAGGTTTcgctgaaaaattttaattttcttttttctgttttttttttctttcaagagtcataattatttatttaattaattaatttgatattcAACTGAACacatttaaagaatattatttttttaatgatcaaCGAAAGtcttacaattaaaaaaatatttattaaagaaaataaaaatatatttccaccATTAATTTTAGGTTttgtattgaagaaaaaatttcatagaGGAGTTTACCAGGCCCTGAAGAAGAACTtaaatagtccgaaacgtcggcttttaataaaatctatttaaccgAGCTTCAGAccgaaaatttaatttttaagaaaccCATTCATTGTCCATGGTCATACCTTTACTTGTTGTTACCATCTTTAGCACaagaattacaaattaaataaaataatacgtTAATCAGAATATCAATTaagattcttttgaaaaaaatattttagtaattttgccattttagttattatcttttaaaattaaccaTAAAATCTAATATGTCGTTTTTCATTTAGCtaaaataagacaaaaaaattctaatagagttttcaaaaagaattaagtTGATTGACTTCTACCCATAAAATGCCCTCACGTTGAAAGCCCAATATTATTTCTACGAAAAGTAACTAATGATTATATGATGAGATCAGGCTTTACGTTTCCTCATGTGAATTGAAAACCATCATCCTTGTTTtagtatacaaaaaaaaaataaaaaagtttataaaactttttatataattttaaaatgattttgtaaAACCTTTTCTATTAGTGTAATGGTTTGGTTTCTTGGGTGTGATGGAATTACTCAACAGCTGTGTATAACAGAGCCAGCACAAAGTTCCCATTTGTTGTCGTTCTTTATGCACTCTATGCTCACAAAACTTACTTTACCTCCATCTGGTGTGATTGAATTAATTCCAACGCGggaatttaaaatctttcttgtctttttaataaattatttccttaAGGATTTATGATTCTTAATCCTCTTAAtcccaaaaaataataatttgacaAGATTGTAGATATATTATTTGCTTCTGCTgaacatttattttcaataataaaacatttacagcatatttttatttataatacttttataacattttcttgcaactatacataatatatacaAAGATTTTGTAAAGATCTTCTCATATGGTGCTAATTCCACATTAGTAAGGTGTCAATTTTTTCCCATATAGAGGAACTTTTATCTCACTTCGGTAACCGCATGAGacaatgtaatttattttagagatatttgatttatatattaaaaatagaaaaaaaataataatatgagGTGTTTATGACAAAAATTTTACTCAACAGGCAATTTCTCAGCCTTcagtgtggaatttttttttattatcgtTGCAAAGGCGCCAAAAGCCAGTTGATTTGAATCTACTGATGCTTCTTTGCGATGGAATTGTAGCTAGGAGGCTGCTCCTGCAAGACAAAGGTAATTTTTAGTGGTGATCCTGTTTAAAGCTCTCCCTACGTCTTTCAATTATTAAACTGAATCTTCATCAATTCATAAGActatgtgaaaaattttaattatttgatgTGCTGATGAAAATCCAGAGAAAAACGAAACATCAAAGTAAATGGTCAcacaagaaaaacaaaattaaatccaGGGCAGAAAATGCAAGACTTACATAGTAGGCTGGCGGAGGCGGTACGTAAGCGGTCTGTGGTTGATTGGGATCATAGTAGGCGCTTTGGGCGGCTTCGGCTTCCTTTGAATCTGCAAAACAACATT from Lutzomyia longipalpis isolate SR_M1_2022 chromosome 4, ASM2433408v1 encodes:
- the LOC129796493 gene encoding BSD domain-containing protein 1-A-like, with the translated sequence MEMAERSEESSSGSSWWGSFIDTAKSKSASVLEAVKKDLDELSTAVRTEASNAGAAIAGTLKLDEPDSTANTVKKSLSSFLGQVTEALIPNIEDEDTEAVLITNNGTITLTGFQKHLAELQGKDETYLTEPSDDLAEKYQRWLQVVEQDQFTEQRLAKHLTGSQILNEKYLSLVPDSVPHMEFWKRYLFRRALLEDALANAEKAERRSKQEQNTTDTVSPGVTVIQTEQPKKSTDDKMPSKEIVTPDESEPSSEEQGSSIALKDEIKWESEDFECDVELSEEEQARLLAEYEAEIQEREKRKSLANDPKGKSPKNENKSKAPASKVTPASTKGQKAAPQQKATSQKATTTPKGAGNKKTGTPEGKKQQPKTATDTTAKSDEKLNVEKNHFPKEDASSNSDESWEKEFDLEEQ